A single Vigna radiata var. radiata cultivar VC1973A chromosome 8, Vradiata_ver6, whole genome shotgun sequence DNA region contains:
- the LOC106770309 gene encoding WAT1-related protein At1g43650-like isoform X1 gives MSNNEVASGMIYVKFRPHLLMLFIQMLLSFLYFLVEASLSKGMNPHVFVTYRHVIGGIAVLPFAYVRERKLWPKLTMTMFIELFFLSLFGTSLTLNMFFASLKYTTPSFDASMTNTISSLTFILAVALRLEVVDVKKPRGVAKVFGTLLSLIGALIMTLYKGHTIQSLRGAPFHVRGNFVHNNWIKGSLLSGASCISWSLWFILQAVIAKKYQAQLSLTVWINCMGAAQSAIFAVIVEHRPRAWLITSTVELCCVFYAGAICGGFVIFIQFWTAEQKGPVFVSMFNPLGTILVAILAYFLFGEQLHTGSLLGVVFVIIGLYLLLWGKESDRDYNSQESSATDVEQRECKTQIKISEQEVPQRNLSQDTN, from the exons ATGTCTAACAATGAAGTTGCATCTGGGATGATTTATGTGAAATTCAGGCCTCACCTTCTTATGTTATTCATTCAGATGCTTCTGTCgtttctctattttcttgtaGAGGCTTCATTAAGCAAAGGGATGAACCCTCATGTCTTTGTTACCTATAGGCACGTTATTGGGGGCATAGCTGTGCTTCCTTTTGCTTATGTTCGTGAAAG AAAATTATGGCCAAAGTTGACTATGACAATGTTCATTGAgctattttttctttccctcTTCGG GACCAGTCTTACCCTGAACATGTTTTTCGCAAGCTTGAAATATACCACTCCTTCCTTTGATGCATCCATGACTAACACAATCTCATCCCTTACTTTTATACTTGCAGTTGCACTCAG ATTAGAGGTTGTTGATGTTAAGAAGCCTCGTGGAGTGGCTAAAGTTTTTGGAACCCTGTTATCTTTGATTGGTGCATTGATAATGACTTTGTATAAAGGGCATACGATACAAAGCTTACGGGGTGCCCCGTTCCACGTCAGAGGCAATTTTGTTCATAATAACTGGATTAAAGGATCACTTTTGTCTGGTGCAAGTTGCATATCATGGTCTTTATGGTTCATACTACag GCAGTCATAGCGAAGAAATATCAAGCACAACTGTCTCTAACAGTTTGGATAAATTGCATGGGTGCAGCACAGTCTGCCATCTTCGCTGTAATCGTGGAACACAGACCTAGAGCATGGCTCATTACATCCACTGTGGAACTCTGTTGCGTTTTTTATGCT GGAGCTATATGTGGTGGTTTTGTTATATTCATCCAATTCTGGACTGCAGAACAAAAAGGGCCAGTCTTTGTCAGTATGTTTAATCCCCTTGGAACAATTTTGGTGGCTATCTTAGCATATTTTCTATTTGGTGAACAACTCCACACAGGCAG TTTATTGGGAGTAGTGTTTGTGATAATTGGTCTATACTTGCTGTTATGGGGAAAAGAAAGTGATCGAGATTACAACTCACAGGAATCTTCAGCAACAGATGTTGAGCAGAGAGAATGTAAGACACAAATAAAGATTTCGGAGCAAGAGGTACCGCAGAGGAACTTATCACAGGACACCAATTAA
- the LOC106770309 gene encoding WAT1-related protein At3g18200-like isoform X2, translating to MTIYLCVLLQYVIESAINFPEASLSKGMNPHVFVTYRHVIGGIAVLPFAYVRERKLWPKLTMTMFIELFFLSLFGTSLTLNMFFASLKYTTPSFDASMTNTISSLTFILAVALRLEVVDVKKPRGVAKVFGTLLSLIGALIMTLYKGHTIQSLRGAPFHVRGNFVHNNWIKGSLLSGASCISWSLWFILQAVIAKKYQAQLSLTVWINCMGAAQSAIFAVIVEHRPRAWLITSTVELCCVFYAGAICGGFVIFIQFWTAEQKGPVFVSMFNPLGTILVAILAYFLFGEQLHTGSLLGVVFVIIGLYLLLWGKESDRDYNSQESSATDVEQRECKTQIKISEQEVPQRNLSQDTN from the exons ATGACTATATATTTATGTGTATTATTGCAATATGTGATCGAATCAGCCATCAACTTTCCAG AGGCTTCATTAAGCAAAGGGATGAACCCTCATGTCTTTGTTACCTATAGGCACGTTATTGGGGGCATAGCTGTGCTTCCTTTTGCTTATGTTCGTGAAAG AAAATTATGGCCAAAGTTGACTATGACAATGTTCATTGAgctattttttctttccctcTTCGG GACCAGTCTTACCCTGAACATGTTTTTCGCAAGCTTGAAATATACCACTCCTTCCTTTGATGCATCCATGACTAACACAATCTCATCCCTTACTTTTATACTTGCAGTTGCACTCAG ATTAGAGGTTGTTGATGTTAAGAAGCCTCGTGGAGTGGCTAAAGTTTTTGGAACCCTGTTATCTTTGATTGGTGCATTGATAATGACTTTGTATAAAGGGCATACGATACAAAGCTTACGGGGTGCCCCGTTCCACGTCAGAGGCAATTTTGTTCATAATAACTGGATTAAAGGATCACTTTTGTCTGGTGCAAGTTGCATATCATGGTCTTTATGGTTCATACTACag GCAGTCATAGCGAAGAAATATCAAGCACAACTGTCTCTAACAGTTTGGATAAATTGCATGGGTGCAGCACAGTCTGCCATCTTCGCTGTAATCGTGGAACACAGACCTAGAGCATGGCTCATTACATCCACTGTGGAACTCTGTTGCGTTTTTTATGCT GGAGCTATATGTGGTGGTTTTGTTATATTCATCCAATTCTGGACTGCAGAACAAAAAGGGCCAGTCTTTGTCAGTATGTTTAATCCCCTTGGAACAATTTTGGTGGCTATCTTAGCATATTTTCTATTTGGTGAACAACTCCACACAGGCAG TTTATTGGGAGTAGTGTTTGTGATAATTGGTCTATACTTGCTGTTATGGGGAAAAGAAAGTGATCGAGATTACAACTCACAGGAATCTTCAGCAACAGATGTTGAGCAGAGAGAATGTAAGACACAAATAAAGATTTCGGAGCAAGAGGTACCGCAGAGGAACTTATCACAGGACACCAATTAA
- the LOC106769827 gene encoding CDT1-like protein a, chloroplastic, with protein sequence MDKCSEAASPSCRGRSKKPNLHSSKVQSPSPVRFSSQTPEKPPQRIRNRGVALSIADIRKAGKGLQEMNRRSETTSSQQSKSVRRQISLWPSSPSKSKITDDESSKLPEKYEILDQFFDRLDTLISMFRLKGKTPSFTEISSRIESLTDRRFTHGHLAQLKYILPEAIVLKKFLVHDERTCCMKPDIHISLNPEAVESDAKGHPQRRRVSLKKLFQSRVRDFLESHPEVDEIPEGTLPEPFNRPKKDNILDMLETRLPTKLSTCMRYNDIVNNTESGDIDEKLLVPIKTSVELPNEHLKAPSVIAPSFRARFSLKVKLNGADDVQQNSPSDSLQPSPFDLASEAASSLNCSTSCASLEPSSALPSSPSKSIEYTENKDGSLTSIGTVSTPTRKTFEYTENKDGSLTSIDAVSIPAREINECTVNKDGSLKSIDAMSTPAKLISTPIRLMSATPALCSPKRHYMSPDDQSTSSLNKLARRPPRSRSLKFDTPVKNKEAMNEDNTGALPIDDDVFDILPGKLIQSIREKERIAMEERDPAITQAKKRKKMIANLPKLFDMIRLLLRQRNCITKVELVSKIISSHSDIVDRSEVEEQLSLLQELAPEWISEKQVSSGDFLLFINKLLSPETIRASLEEAT encoded by the exons ATGGACAAATGCTCGGAGGCTGCATCTCCATCTTGCAGAGGCAGATCCAAGAAACCCAATCTGCATAGCTCCAAGGTCCAATCGCCAAGCCCCGTTCGCTTCAGCTCCCAGACGCCGGAGAAACCGCCACAGCGGATCCGTAACCGCGGCGTCGCGCTCTCTATCGCTGACATAAGGAAAGCTGGCAAAGGTTTACAGGAAATGAACCGACGCAGTGAAACGACATCGTCGCAGCAGAGCAAGAGTGTGAGGAGACAGATCTCACTGTGGCCTTCTTCTCCCAGTAAATCCAAGATTACTGATGATGAATCCTCCAAGCTTCCCGAAAA ATATGAGATTTTGGATCAATTCTTCGATCGTTTGGATACTTTGATTTCAATGTTCCGCCTCAAAGGGAAGACTCCATCCTTTACAGAGATCAGTTCTAGAATTGAATCTTTAACTGACAG GAGGTTTACTCATGGGCATCTAGCCCAATTGAAATATATCTTGCCTGAGGCTATtgttcttaagaagtttcttgTGCATGATGAACGGACTTGTTGTATGAAGCCGGATATTCATATTTCTTTAAACCCTGAAGCGGTAGAGTCTGATGCAAAAGGGCACCCTCAACGTAGGAGAGTGTCGTTGAAGAAGTTGTTTCAGTCCCGAGTAAGGGATTTTTTGGAATCTCATCCCGAG GTTGATGAAATTCCAGAAGGAACATTGCCTGAGCCATTCAATCGCCCAAAGAAAGATAATATTTTGGACATGTTAGAAACTCGTCTCCCAACGAAATTGTCAACCTGCATGCGCTACAATGACATTGTCAATAATACAGAGTCTGGTGACATAGATGAAAAATTGTTAGTACCTATCAAGACATCAGTTGAGTTGCCTAATGAGCATCTGAAAGCACCTTCTGTCATTGCTCCATCCTTTAGAGCTCGATTTTCTTTGAAAGTTAAACTAAATGGAGCAGATGATGTACAACAAAATTCTCCATCAGATTCATTGCAACCTTCCCCATTTGATTTGGCTTCAGAAGCCGCCAGTAGTTTAAATTGTTCAACAAGTTGTGCATCTCTGGAACCATCCAGTGCTCTCCCTTCTTCTCCAAGCAAATCCATTGAGTACACGGAAAACAAAGATGGGTCTCTGACGAGCATTGGTACCGTCTCAACTCCCACGAGAAAAACCTTTGAGTACACCGAAAACAAAGATGGGTCTCTCACCAGCATTGATGCCGTCTCAATTCCAGCTAGAGAAATCAATGAATGCACAGTAAACAAAGATGGTTCTCTTAAAAGCATTGATGCCATGTCAACCCCAGCTAAACTTATTTCTACTCCAATTAGGTTGATGAGTGCCACACCTGCATTGTGTTCACCCAAAAGACATTATATGAGCCCAGATGACCAATCTACCAGTTCTTTGAACAAGTTAGCTAGGCGTCCACCTCGCTCAAGGTCATTAAAATTTGACACTCCAGTGAAGAACAAGGAGGCTATGAATGAAGACAATACTGGTGCCTTACCAATAGATGATGACGTTTTTGACATCCTCCCTGGAAAACTTATCCAATCG ATTAGGGAAAAGGAAAGAATTGCAATGGAGGAAAGAGACCCAGCTATCACTCAagcaaagaaaaggaagaaaatgataGCAAATCTCCCTAAGCTGTTTGATATGATTCGCCTCTTGCTTCGACAGCGTAATTGTATCACGAAAGTGGAGCTTGTAAGCAAGATAATCTCAAGCCACAGCGATATTGTTGATAGAA GTGAAGTTGAAGAGCAGCTAAGTTTGTTGCAAGAACTAGCACCGGAATGGATTTCTGAGAAGCAGGTCTCTAGTGGGGATTTTCTATTATT CATAAACAAACTGTTGAGCCCTGAAACCATTCGAGCATCTCTTGAAGAAGCAACGTAG